TATTGACCAAATAAGTCGTCTAAGAAGGCTTGAGCTTGCGGTGCAACTTCATCGATTGCAGCAGCTGCGCCTTTTTCGCCTCTTACCACTTCACCGATTGGTCCACCTAAGAGATCCCATAACTCAGTGTTTTGGAAAGCGTCGCCTTCGCCGGCCCAGCCTTCAACACCAGCCATGTAAACTTCCATGTGCTCTCTGGATACCATGTAGTTGTTGATGTAGAAATCCAGGTACTCTTCAGTATCTTCTTCTCTAAAGAGGAAGTCTGCCAGAGCGATTAAGCCTTCTGGATACTCAGCGTTAATCGGCAGGAAGTTACTGGAGAAGTCAAACGCCGGGTAGTAGTGTCTGTCCATATCCGGACCGATTGGATGGGGAACCATACCAAACTCGATATCTCCAGCAGCAATGCGGTGGCGGAGTCCTGCTAAGTGACTGCCGTGGAATACAGCGGTGCCGCCTAAGATGCCGAGCTCATTGCGCCAGCGGTGAATCAAGTTGAGACCATTGATCAGCTCGTTGCGGTTAAGGGCAAAGACCCATTTGCCGTTTTCGTCCTGCTGAGCAAACTCTACACCGTTAAAGCAGGGCAGGAAGCGGATTGCACCAACCGCATTGGCAACATCAACATAACCCCATTGGTCAATTACGCCGTCACCGTCAGTATCCTGGGTGAGAGCAACGCAGTACTCTTCAAAGGTCTTGTAATCCCAGCGGCCTTCTTTCCACAGTTGATACGGATCTTCTAAGCCCGCTTCTTCAATCTTATCGTAGTCATAGCTCATAATGCTCATAGTAGCGTTAAACAGACCATGCATTACACCAAAGCCATAATATTCGCCCTCATAAGCAAGTTTTTCAATAGCGTATTGGTCTGCCTGCGGAAGTGACTCATAGTACTCTTCCGGGAGAATTTGTCCGACCGGATACAGCATTCCAGCTGATACCAGCGGGAAGTAACCGGAGCGGTGATTGAATCTAAAGATGTCATAGGTGGAGTCCCCAGACATGATTCTTGCCATTAAGGCATCAAACCAACCAAAAGTAGCAGTTTCAATTTTAACATTGAACAGCTCTTCAGCTTCAGCAATTCTCTCATCGAGCGGCTTTCCACCGTTGTGAATTACCCAGTCCACGTCGCGGATTTGAATCGTTACGGTTTTGCCTCCGAAATCCACTTCATCCGGACTGAGTACTCCCGGACGGGGTGTGTAAGCGCTGGCAGAAACCGCAGCAGCCAATAGCATTACAGCGATCAACATGATTAAACTAACATTCCTCTTCATTAAAAAACTCCCTTCTTTTGTAATACTTCGGGCAAAAAATATGGCTTGTTAACCATATTATAACTTCGCCGATCCGATTTTTCAAACTATATCGCTGGTTTAACAGCATAGTAAAAAGTAGAATTGAGCACTAACCTGCTCTTAACACCTATTCTTGGCTGATTTTGAACTTTAAGCTGACTGCCTCACCTTGTTTCAATTCTATAATTTGATCCTCAGCCAAGTGGTTTCGGCAGGAAATTCTCAGCGTTTGGTCCTGATCGGAGCGAATCTCTGCCAATACATATCCCGCCTCAAGATCCCATTCCAGCCGGGTAAGCTCGGCATTGGTCCGGGCTCTTAATCCCCGGATCAAACCTTTAGTCCACTGTTTGGGCAGCGCCGGCAGCAGCTCAATCTCACCGGTATTGGAGTAGACCAGCATTTCATTGATCACACCTACAATGCCGATTCCGGTATCGGTGCAGTACACTGATCTGCAGCGGTCGGTGTCGTGATCAGTCGCCAGGGAATTGTAGCAGATGTCGCTGGACAACAAATGGTGAAGCATCTCATAGGCTGATTCAGCGTCTTTCAGCCGCGCTGCTACCAGCAATCTATGAACCCAGCCGTGGGATGAGGTATCATCGCGACCCTCATTTTCCCGATTGCGGTTGGCAATGGCAGTTATGCACGCCTGAGCTAGAGCTTCGTCATGCTGAGTTTCATAGCCCGGCCAAGCGCAGTATAGATGGCTGATATGCCGGTGCTGGTTGTTCTCCTCATATTGATCCAGCGCCCATTCCTTAAGCGCCCCGGTATGGTCAAATTTGTATTCGGGAAGCTTAGCAAGAAGCTCTTCCCATTTGGCCACCGCTTGTTCATATCCTTCTCGGGCAATCGCTTTTTCCACGGCAATTACCATGTTGAGGCCATCCCGCGCCGCCGAGATATCCATAGTGGCGTTG
This genomic interval from Bacillota bacterium contains the following:
- a CDS encoding carbohydrate ABC transporter substrate-binding protein, whose translation is MKRNVSLIMLIAVMLLAAAVSASAYTPRPGVLSPDEVDFGGKTVTIQIRDVDWVIHNGGKPLDERIAEAEELFNVKIETATFGWFDALMARIMSGDSTYDIFRFNHRSGYFPLVSAGMLYPVGQILPEEYYESLPQADQYAIEKLAYEGEYYGFGVMHGLFNATMSIMSYDYDKIEEAGLEDPYQLWKEGRWDYKTFEEYCVALTQDTDGDGVIDQWGYVDVANAVGAIRFLPCFNGVEFAQQDENGKWVFALNRNELINGLNLIHRWRNELGILGGTAVFHGSHLAGLRHRIAAGDIEFGMVPHPIGPDMDRHYYPAFDFSSNFLPINAEYPEGLIALADFLFREEDTEEYLDFYINNYMVSREHMEVYMAGVEGWAGEGDAFQNTELWDLLGGPIGEVVRGEKGAAAAIDEVAPQAQAFLDDLFGQ